The Mesotoga infera DNA window CCGCGGACGATGAGGTCGAAGTCCATTCCCTAAAGGAAATCTCGGGGGGGACTGGTGCAAATACTGCCGTGGCAGCGGCTAGACTTGGTGCCGAAACTGTCTTCTTTGGGACAGTTGGCAGTGACTATTATGGTCAGTTTCTTGTTGACAGCCTAATAGCCGACAATGTCAAACCCATAGTGAGAAAATCAGACAAGTTTCACACTGCCATATGCATTGCAGTGTATGATTCGTCTGGCGATAGGAGGCTGATGACATATCTCGGTCCTAATCTCGATTTCGAAATGACTGAAGAGACAAGAAGTTCGCTGAAAGACAGCAGTATTATCCACATAAGTGGTGGAAATCCGTATCATTGGAGTCTCGTAAGGGAAGAATTATCTGAGGGAGCAAAACTATCTTTTGATCCAGGCAGCATGGTCTGCAGGACATGGCCGGATGAAACTTTGGCATTCTCTCTAGCTGCAGATTATGTTTTTCTGAACAAGAATGAATGGAGTTTGCTTGGGAAAGAGTCACTACTTGAAACCGACGGAACAGTATTCTTGAAGTTAGGTAAGGAAGGTGGAAGAGTATACGAAGAAAGAAAAATTAGGATTGAATGGGAGGCAGTACCAGTTAAGCAGATAGATTCAACTGCTGCTGGAGATGTTTTCGATGGGGCGATTCTTTACGGAGTCGATAAGGGTCTGACTCTTGAAGAATCGATCCAGATCGGAAGGTATGCTTCTTCCATTACAGTATCAAGAATTGGAGCTCAATCATCGATGCCAACGATGATGGAAGTAAGAAGATTCATTCATGATCGGGGGGAGACATGAGGGAAGAAAAAACTGTTCTCGAAGTCCGAAACATAAAGAAACACTTTGGAGGCGTTCAGGCGCTTAGAGGAGTTGACTTTAAGCTTTTTGAGAAGGAAACAGTCGCACTGATGGGTGACAACGGGGCTGGGAAGTCCACGCTAATCAAATGCATTTCAGGGGTCTACCTTCCAGATGAA harbors:
- a CDS encoding carbohydrate kinase family protein translates to ADDEVEVHSLKEISGGTGANTAVAAARLGAETVFFGTVGSDYYGQFLVDSLIADNVKPIVRKSDKFHTAICIAVYDSSGDRRLMTYLGPNLDFEMTEETRSSLKDSSIIHISGGNPYHWSLVREELSEGAKLSFDPGSMVCRTWPDETLAFSLAADYVFLNKNEWSLLGKESLLETDGTVFLKLGKEGGRVYEERKIRIEWEAVPVKQIDSTAAGDVFDGAILYGVDKGLTLEESIQIGRYASSITVSRIGAQSSMPTMMEVRRFIHDRGET